One genomic window of Cannabis sativa cultivar Pink pepper isolate KNU-18-1 chromosome 2, ASM2916894v1, whole genome shotgun sequence includes the following:
- the LOC115721071 gene encoding uncharacterized protein LOC115721071, protein MASLTMIFAPAAGGRVFAATAAKSAGGSKEEEGLLDWILGGLAKKDQLLETDPILKKVEDEKTGNGTGSTTIRGRKNSVAMPPKKKGVFGGLFAKNDE, encoded by the coding sequence ATGGCTTCCCTAACTATGATTTTCGCTCCGGCAGCCGGCGGAAGAGTGTTTGCAGCGACGGCAGCAAAGAGCGCCGGAGGAAGCAAAGAGGAGGAAGGACTGCTAGACTGGATCTTGGGAGGGCTAGCCAAGAAGGATCAGCTGCTGGAGACTGATCCCATTTTGAAGAAGGTAGAGGACGAGAAGACCGGTAATGGCACCGGGAGCACCACCATTCGTGGCCGGAAGAACTCTGTGGCGATGCCTCCGAAGAAAAAGGGAGTTTTTGGTGGCCTTTTTGCCAAAAATGATGAATGA
- the LOC115718429 gene encoding uncharacterized protein LOC115718429: protein MLSRSNSHEPSREYTEEKSFLYHKQNSGRRSSVGGGSKRFGNCCGYSNSTNSNNNNNRFQLPKGQSSFLAPFRLLKHFAGEVARVLCMVSGTRRKSSSSSSSSTSRKNSSSARSKPFVAPLDSHRMEAIEDCIQFINSSCTLSRSNSTAT, encoded by the coding sequence atgTTATCAAGAAGTAATTCCCATGAGCCCAGTAGAGAATACACAGAAGAAAAATCATTCCTTTATCACAAGCAAAATTCTGGTAGGAGATCATCAGTTGGGGGAGGaagtaagaggtttggaaattgTTGTGGGTATAGTAATAGtactaatagtaataataataataatcgatTCCAGCTTCCAAAAGGCCAATCTTCCTTCTTGGCTCCGTTTCGATTACTGAAGCATTTTGCTGGAGAGGTTGCTAGAGTTTTATGCATGGTGTCTGGGACCAGAagaaaatcatcatcatcatcatcatcatcaacctCAAGAAAAAACTCTTCTTCTGCAAGATCAAAACCTTTTGTGGCTCCACTTGATTCTCATAGAATGGAAGCTATTGAGGATTGTATTCAGTTTATCAATTCTTCTTGTACTTTGTCAAGATCAAACTCCACCGCTACTTAA
- the LOC115718428 gene encoding josephin-like protein — MAINNPQIYHERQRLQFCLLHSLNNLFQMKETFTRASLNEIAESLVLDEAEKRTWTPLSVLFKPHYNKFTGNYDVNVLIAALEGKGKNLIWHDRRKEASSIDLDEPEEEALMGIVLNIPVKRFGGICTNRHWVTLRKIGGTWYNLDSDLASPMAFKDTVEVRNFLDTMIRIGGEVFLVMNAKQ, encoded by the exons ATGGCGATCAATAATCCCCAAATCTACCATGAAAGGCAAAGGCTTCAATTCTGCCTTTTACATTCGTTAAACAATCTCTTTCAG ATGAAGGAGACATTTACACGAGCAAGCTTGAATGAGATAGCTGAGAGTCTTGTTCTTGATGAAGCAGAGAAGCGAACATGGACGCCATTATCTGTACTCTTTAAGCCTCATTATAATAAATTCACTGGAAACTATGACGTAAATGTTCTAATAGCGGCTCTGGAAGGGAAAGGGAAGAATTTGATCTGGCATGATCGTAGAAAGGAAGCCTCTTCCATTGATCTAGATGAGCCTGAAGAAGAAGCTTTAATGGGGATTGTGCTCAATATTCCTGTTAAAAGATTTGGTGGGATTTGTACTAATAGGCATTGGGTAACACTAAGAAAGATTGGTGGTACATGGTATAATTTGGATAGTGATCTTGCTTCTCCTATGGCTTTTAAAGATACTGTAGAAGTAAGAAATTTCTTGGACACCATGATTAGGATTGGTGGGGAGGTTTTTCTGGTTATGAATGCTAAACAATGA